A stretch of DNA from Pseudopipra pipra isolate bDixPip1 chromosome 1, bDixPip1.hap1, whole genome shotgun sequence:
aaatatatagacaTACACATTCAAGATCAAgtcctttttaaaatactacatTTTGCTTAATTTTCTGATGACCTTCTATATTTTCTTGATGTGAATCCAGATCAGAATTAACTATAAATCAAGCCAGGAGTGACCAGTAAGATGGAGAGACCAGAAGCAGCTCTTACCAGACTGTACATGTAATTACACGAACAGTGGAATAAGGAATGTCACCTTTAAGGTGGTTACAACTCCCCAAGCTGCTACTTACATCATTAAGTTTCCAATTCATATGCTCTCTACAGGAAAGTAATTTTATGTCATTTTCCTCATCCATTCCTGCACTCCAAAAAGCTTTATCTACCCCTCATAGAAAATCACCCATAAAGGACAATACACAATATGTAAAGCACTTTAACCACAAGAGCACGAAGCTTGAGAACATTAAACAGGCAAgagatgaaaatgcaaataagtAATTTATGCAAAAATTAATGAAAGTAATTTCTGCTGGTTTAGATCTCTTATATGACCTTAAGGCACTTACATTTATTAATAAAGCTTTGCAATTACATCCTGTAATTTCATACTCATGCCCTCCAATGATTTACAGATATGAAAATTCTGAAAGAGATCAGCTCTGGTAAAGATCTGAAGCATTAAATAAAGTCTTCCCAACTCTTGCTTGTGtctttctctctgcctctgagTAAGCTAGTCTGACAGGTTGGctgctctgaaagaaaaatcaaacaaatgaTTCAAGTCAATCAGAAACCTGCTGACTGTTTTGTTGTGGCCATTGGTGATGCCctggtgggtttttgtttgcttgtttttccccatggaaaaataaatacctgCTTTCCTATTAGCTAAAATACACAGTACAGCtagttttagtttaaaaatcaattatGTCAGAATAGTCAAAGAATGTAATACATCTTTGTTACTGTGTTCTCTATTAAAGCGgcagcagaagaaagggaagcaACCAAATGCCCACAAAACATCAGTAGTCCATGAGTAATACACTACCTTATTTACAATGCTACCTTACTTACAATCCAGTTATTTATAATGTGGTTACTTGGAATGTATCATAATCAGTGATTTTATAAAATTCTCTCTCCAAATGCAGTTGCATCATGCTTACTGGTTTTGCCTAGCAATTAATTTAACCGAAATCTGGGCTCAGAGCCCTTTACCAGCCATGACAAAGCtgtacctttaaaaaaaacccccaaaaccacaaGACCAAAACCAAacttaagttttattttttgtatttacatATACAGAactttttgcattaaaaaacttgaaaacCAAATAATCTGTACATATACTACAGCAATTAAAGTCTTCATTAATAGAATCttaaatttgcaagttgatttaaaattcattaaataaaGCAGCATTAAAATCCAAGAAACAGGgatgaggatgaagaggaaaataatgcCCATGTAGCCTTTGTGTTATGCCCTTCACATGTATCATTTATGCTCGTTGAACCTTTGCTCTCAGGGTAATCTGAAAAACCTACAAATTCTGAGTTTCTTTCACTTGTCTGAAATAATTCCAACAGGGGCTGCAGTGGTGAGCTACAAGtgcttctcttctcttcaggaACAGACAGTCCATCTGTATACTTTATACTTAAGTCCATGCTCTGTTTCCGGGTTTCTCTTTTATTCCTTCCCAAGTTAGGTTTCACTTTTCTGTGCAGCTTTCCGGATGGTGAACTGCAGGCAGCGCTGGCAGCCAACGCATTAAGTTCTTTATTCATAGCAGCATCAGATACCTCAGCCTCCAGAAGGACATTATGCTGCATTTGTTGATGGTTATCACATAAATTGTGACGTTTCTTGACAAACGTAGGATTGgcatctgtttttttcaaatgctttgctGGTAGAACCACTGCATTATTTAATTTTCGTTTTGGCTGTGTtaggtttttgtctttttcactAAAATCTCTAACTTGAGTATGAGAACCTAAAGTACACATGCCCTCCTGAAAACACTGTAAATTCTTCCTATTTCCCTCTGGTTCCAGTATTTCCTTGCTGAATGGCTCATAAGCTCGAGACAAGTTCTCTGTGTATGCTTTGTTGTCTTTCTGAAGGGGCGGTTGTATGGTATTTGATGATTCAACAGTCTCTCTCAAGTTTGCAGCACAGGAGCAAccagttttaatattttcatcatTAATTCTGAACTTACTTTTCAGTTCTGAAGGTTGTGATGGGTGACAATAAAGAAGTGAATAGCCAGATGCAGAAATAGGGGGAGGTGTGGGCACAGAATTTGGTTGTACTTCTGCAGGCTGGCAATCCAGCTTAAGCACCTGCATTGCCGTATCCTTCCAGGAGTAAGTTTTCAAAGAAATGCGTTGCTTTTTCAATTGTTCCTGCAGCTCATCTGGTCTAGTTATCTTTCCAATAATAGGAGAAAAACATCCTGTGCTACATTTTGTCCTACAATGAAATTGTTTAAATATATTAACAAACATAGAAAACCCCATGTATCACAACTCCATACGCAACTGATTCTAGAAAAGCAACTGAACTGACAAAGCAGTTTTTACTTTTGAGAGAAAGATATATTTAGGGTAGCAACACGCTATTTCTACAGAAACAGAGTGCCTTATATTTGAATTTGATGTTTTCTTACTGATTCCTACGGCACATAAAATTGTTTCAAAAATACACAAAAGTCTAGTATTTCAGTAAACCTCAATTCACAGAGGCACTAAGAACAGAAGTTAATTAATATAATGCAATTACTATAAATACTCACAAATATTCTatgatatatatacataaaactATCACTTGATTTTCTTGAAAGGATTTCAAGTCTAACCACTTTGAGTATTTTGAaatcacaaaagaaataaaggctTGCCTTCATTAGGCTATCAGTTGTTTGACTCTATTTGCATTTAACTTGATTTCACTAAGAATATCTTTATTTCTTCAATACTtgtcattttttaataaataaatgagaatGTTATTTCTTATCTCCTAACTCATTTGCGAAAAATCAGAGCAACCTTGAACTGTATTACTGTTTCAAGTAACAAAGACACTGATACCTACAGTCCAAGGTAAGAAACAAGCCTTTCTCACCCATTCAAGCTCTTGAGCTACAAAGGAcaatttgctttctttgtccAGCAAAGAAGTTAGGAGGCATAGAATATAGATAGGAAGTTTTTCCACAGGTAAGGGGATCAGATTGACTGAGGAGGATAACATTTGCTGTTCTTAGGCTACTAAGAATGACAGAAAGCATTCAGAGCAAGATGTCCAGATATCACTGTCATTCTGTCAGCAATATTTAAGTACAATAGATTTTGCTTTACATAAGCTGAAAGATAGGTAGGACTACTTCTGACAAGTCCTTTCAGTCTCATCTTTCTGTGAAGCCATTTCCACTTccgattttctttttttccctaatttctgCATTATAGAAATGATCTGTCAGGTACAACTGCATTGGCAAATTTCCGTGACTTATTTCAGACTGAAAAACATGAATTTACTCTGTTCTATTCAGATCCAGAACTTCAGAATTAAGTATCTTTATGTTCAGTGTCTTGACTCACAGACTCTTTAAAAGTTAGAATGTATAACTCACCTTCTTATTTTTGTTGTATCATCTTTGTATGCAACAAACTCATAAACTAACTTTGAGATTATATCATCGACAACTTTATATTGTGTACTTTGTGCAAAATTTTGGTGCCGTTCACTTTCAAGATGctgcaattaaagaaaaaacatgaaacaaattTAATACTACAGATATGAATATACAAGTCATCAATATGATATGGAGCAGCAAGTAAATCTCATTAATTTATTACCAGTATCTCTAAGACATGAACTACTAGTGCCTTCAGCTATCGTacacagaagcagcaaacaaGAATTAAAACctacaagggaaaaaaaatacctacaGGCTGCTTTTTAGGAgatatattagaaaaatattttaaaataaaaaatagttaGACACCTCTGTCGATACCACACTTTAGAGATATGACTCTATCAAAGGATATACTTGACATTTCACATACTGTTTGCAGATCTTCATATTTCTTCCCACAACATTCACAAtatcctctcttttttttgtccttctgaGGAAGCTGAGCAGGCATTCCACAGTCCTTGTcactatttattttgtttctgttaagAGAATATTAATAAGTCTCAAATATGGAACTGACCTCTCAACTTTCCATTCACAATATGCTCATTCttattcacttaaaaaaaacacaaaccaaaacaaacctttATTTCCCCTTAAGCTATTTACATTATGTTAGTcaacacaggaaaaacaaagaaaaattatgtataaatttaaaaacaaacaaaccacaaaaccagcaagaCAGGCAGACCCAGTGGAACTGTATATAAGCATAAAACATACAGGTTTGTACGTACGTACTATGACCACTGACTCAGAATAAACAATGGAAAATtgctaaacaaataaaaaatctcCTTGAAAAATCAAAGAACATATTGAAATCTCTGTGCATAActgataaaagcaaaattagggaaaaaaaaagaaaaagccttttaaCATCCATTGTCAGTATTTTTGATGCCTAGAAAACACACAGCAAGATCACCTGGCCTAACAGATGACCTCTTATTCCTTGGTAACAGTAACAGTCATATTTGTTGGTTATAGATAGATTTTGAATATGCTGATCAAATGCCATTTTGTCCTGTTTTTCTAGGTAAAGACTAAGTGGAAATGTGAGAAAATGAACCTCAAGTTTTTCCTGGAGATTAAAACATGAAGAGGTTTTCAATAACTGCTCCATGACCTTCAGAGTCCTCATCTGGGGAGAGTTACTGTTTGCTGCATTTCACTATTAACCCACCTAAGGCTGATATACCAGCAGTATAGCAAAGTCATCAATCTCTACTTCCCTTTTACTTTAAAGGAATAGTGCCATCTCCCTGCCTAGCCAAAAATCA
This window harbors:
- the DBF4 gene encoding protein DBF4 homolog A isoform X2, which encodes MKPSAAEAADKAARPPDGIQAKPEKIRSSLKNVKKDIGKPEKLKYKPLTGKVFYLDIPSNVISEKLGKDLKELGGRVESFLSKDINYLVTNKKEAKFARTLGQISPVPSPESACIGGNGSPHPSNRKDQRDGSSFKLVDTVRMSRGKSLVEKAIKEQDLIPSGSILSNALSWGVKILHIDDVKNCIEQKKRELYLIKRADSSFKDVGKHITAQKSKSRLKNPFIRVEDTSRQYRPFYLQLPSFPFLNYCVPKPYSPFEVDKKYPSGQKQTHFKQRNKINSDKDCGMPAQLPQKDKKKRGYCECCGKKYEDLQTHLESERHQNFAQSTQYKVVDDIISKLVYEFVAYKDDTTKIRRTKCSTGCFSPIIGKITRPDELQEQLKKQRISLKTYSWKDTAMQVLKLDCQPAEVQPNSVPTPPPISASGYSLLYCHPSQPSELKSKFRINDENIKTGCSCAANLRETVESSNTIQPPLQKDNKAYTENLSRAYEPFSKEILEPEGNRKNLQCFQEGMCTLGSHTQVRDFSEKDKNLTQPKRKLNNAVVLPAKHLKKTDANPTFVKKRHNLCDNHQQMQHNVLLEAEVSDAAMNKELNALAASAACSSPSGKLHRKVKPNLGRNKRETRKQSMDLSIKYTDGLSVPEEKRSTCSSPLQPLLELFQTSERNSEFVGFSDYPESKGSTSINDTCEGHNTKATWALFSSSSSSLFLGF
- the DBF4 gene encoding protein DBF4 homolog A isoform X1, whose product is MKPSAAEAADKAARPPDGIQAKPEKIRSSLKNVKKDIGKPEKLKYKPLTGKVFYLDIPSNVISEKLGKDLKELGGRVESFLSKDINYLVTNKKEAKFARTLGQISPVPSPESACIGGNGSPHPSNRKDQRDGSSFKLVDTVRMSRGKSLVEKAIKEQDLIPSGSILSNALSWGVKILHIDDVKNCIEQKKRELYLIKRADSSFKDVGKHITAQKSKTGRLKNPFIRVEDTSRQYRPFYLQLPSFPFLNYCVPKPYSPFEVDKKYPSGQKQTHFKQRNKINSDKDCGMPAQLPQKDKKKRGYCECCGKKYEDLQTHLESERHQNFAQSTQYKVVDDIISKLVYEFVAYKDDTTKIRRTKCSTGCFSPIIGKITRPDELQEQLKKQRISLKTYSWKDTAMQVLKLDCQPAEVQPNSVPTPPPISASGYSLLYCHPSQPSELKSKFRINDENIKTGCSCAANLRETVESSNTIQPPLQKDNKAYTENLSRAYEPFSKEILEPEGNRKNLQCFQEGMCTLGSHTQVRDFSEKDKNLTQPKRKLNNAVVLPAKHLKKTDANPTFVKKRHNLCDNHQQMQHNVLLEAEVSDAAMNKELNALAASAACSSPSGKLHRKVKPNLGRNKRETRKQSMDLSIKYTDGLSVPEEKRSTCSSPLQPLLELFQTSERNSEFVGFSDYPESKGSTSINDTCEGHNTKATWALFSSSSSSLFLGF
- the DBF4 gene encoding protein DBF4 homolog A isoform X3, whose translation is MKPSAAEAADKAARPHGIQAKPEKIRSSLKNVKKDIGKPEKLKYKPLTGKVFYLDIPSNVISEKLGKDLKELGGRVESFLSKDINYLVTNKKEAKFARTLGQISPVPSPESACIGGNGSPHPSNRKDQRDGSSFKLVDTVRMSRGKSLVEKAIKEQDLIPSGSILSNALSWGVKILHIDDVKNCIEQKKRELYLIKRADSSFKDVGKHITAQKSKTGRLKNPFIRVEDTSRQYRPFYLQLPSFPFLNYCVPKPYSPFEVDKKYPSGQKQTHFKQRNKINSDKDCGMPAQLPQKDKKKRGYCECCGKKYEDLQTHLESERHQNFAQSTQYKVVDDIISKLVYEFVAYKDDTTKIRRTKCSTGCFSPIIGKITRPDELQEQLKKQRISLKTYSWKDTAMQVLKLDCQPAEVQPNSVPTPPPISASGYSLLYCHPSQPSELKSKFRINDENIKTGCSCAANLRETVESSNTIQPPLQKDNKAYTENLSRAYEPFSKEILEPEGNRKNLQCFQEGMCTLGSHTQVRDFSEKDKNLTQPKRKLNNAVVLPAKHLKKTDANPTFVKKRHNLCDNHQQMQHNVLLEAEVSDAAMNKELNALAASAACSSPSGKLHRKVKPNLGRNKRETRKQSMDLSIKYTDGLSVPEEKRSTCSSPLQPLLELFQTSERNSEFVGFSDYPESKGSTSINDTCEGHNTKATWALFSSSSSSLFLGF